The following proteins come from a genomic window of Patescibacteria group bacterium:
- a CDS encoding winged helix-turn-helix transcriptional regulator produces MNICSYVHMHDIDKVIRTTSAFKILSDPTRFKILCLLLKEKDGMCVNEIADSVCVSNSAASHQLSKLESKGVVLSFREGQTICYELKHNSFTKNLISVIGIFKR; encoded by the coding sequence ATGAACATATGTTCATATGTACATATGCATGATATAGATAAAGTTATAAGAACCACATCTGCGTTTAAAATTCTCTCCGACCCGACCCGTTTTAAAATATTGTGTCTGTTGCTCAAAGAAAAAGACGGAATGTGCGTCAACGAAATTGCTGATTCGGTTTGTGTTTCAAACTCTGCTGCATCACACCAGCTCTCCAAACTTGAATCAAAAGGTGTGGTACTTTCGTTTCGGGAAGGACAGACGATCTGCTATGAGTTAAAGCACAATTCATTTACAAAAAATTTGATAAGCGTTATTGGTATATTTAAACGATAA